From a region of the Desmodus rotundus isolate HL8 chromosome 7, HLdesRot8A.1, whole genome shotgun sequence genome:
- the EFS gene encoding embryonal Fyn-associated substrate isoform X1: MPRLRRQSREPPTWCWAAAAEVSGTDPGLEQAAREAKAMAIATSALLARALYDNTAESPQELSFRRGDVLRVLQREGAGGLDGWCLCSLHGQQGIVPANRVKLLPEGPAPKPSLSQVPGSPYPAPEYSNEDQEVYVVPPPARPCLTSRSPAGPCLPSPDPIYKVPRGSGTQLAAPGDALEVYDVPPSALRVPSSGPYDSPASFSRPLARVTSQPPGEDEAPYDVPLAPKPPSELEPDLEWEEGREPGSPLYAAPSNLKRASALLNLYEAPEELLTNGEGGATDEDIYDVPLLGPETPSSPEPLRASASSDTDTLALLLARSPPPSHRPRLPSAESLSRRPLPALPVLESPSPSVAPSPAPGRKGSIQDRPLPPPPPRLSGYGGSKVEGDSEGQEVEDDSAEHHNEYEGIRMAEEYDYVHLKGMDAAQGSRPLDKSFPGDPELLEKGLPEQQEVLSPGEPLVLPAGDLQLLHFYAGQCQSHYSALQTAVAALMSSTRANQPPRLFVPHGKRLVVAAHRLVFVGDTLGRLAASAPLRAQVGAAGTALGQELRATVLAVKGAALGYPSGSAAQKMAQCVTQLAGKALQFTTLLTSLAP, encoded by the exons GCCCTGCTGGCCCGGGCACTCTATGACAACACTGCTGAGTCCCCCCAGGAGCTGTCCTTCCGCCGAGGGGACGTCTTACGGGTACTGCAGAGGGAGGGTGCTGGTGGGCTGGACGGCTGGTGCCTCTGCTCCCTGCATGGCCAGCAGGGCATTGTGCCCGCCAACAGAGTGAAGCTCCTTCCTGAAGGCCCGGCACCCAAGCCCAGCCTCTCCCAGGTGCCTGGCTCACCATATCCAGCCCCAGAGTACAGCAATGAGGACCAGGAG GTTTATGTGGTGCCACCCCCAGCTCGGCCCTGTCTGACCTCAAGATCTCCAGCTggaccctgcctgccctcccctgaccccaTCTACAAGGTCCCCAGAGGCAGTGGGACCCAACTGGCTGCCCCTGGAGATGCCTTGGAG GTCTACGATgtgcccccctctgccctccgAGTTCCCTCCAGCGGCCCATATGACTCCCCTGCTTCTTTTTCCCGCCCTCTGGCCCGGGTCACTTCGCAACCCCCTGGAGAGGATGAAGCTCCCTATGATGTGCCTCTGGCCCCAAAGCCACCGTCAGAGCTGGAGCCAGATCTGGAGTGGGAGGAGGGTCGAGAGCCAGGGTCCCCTCTCTATGCTGCCCCCTCCAACCTGAAACGGGCATCAGCCCTGCTCAATCTGTATGAAGCACCAGAGGAACTGCTGACAAATGGGGAAGGTGGGGCCACTGACGAAGACATCTACGATGTGCCTCTGCTGGGGCCAGAGACACCCTCTTCTCCAGAGCCCCTGAGAGCCTCAGCTTCCAGTGACACGGACACCTTGGCCCTGCTTCTGGCCAGAAGCCCTCCACCCTCTCACAGGCCCCGGTTGCCCTCTGCTGAGAGCCTGTCCCGccgccctctgcctgccctgcctgtccTTGAGTCCCCCAGTCCTTCCGtggctccctctcctgctccaggCAGAAAGGGCAGCATCCAGgacaggcctctgcctccaccccctccccgcctgTCTGGCTATGGGGGCTCTAAGGTTGAGGGGGATTCAGAGGGCCAGGAGGTGGAGGATGATTCGGCAGAACACCACAATGAGTATGAGGGCATCCGGATGGCCGAGGAGTATGACTATGTCCACCTGAAG GGTATGGATGCAGCTCAAGGATCTAGGCCCCTGGATAAGTCCTTCCCTGGGGATCCTGAATTGTTGGAGAAGGGCCTACCAGAACAGCAG GAGGTCCTGTCCCCAGGGGAGCCACTGGTTCTGCCAGCCGGAGATCTACAGCTCCTACACTTCTATGCAGGCCAGTGCCAGAGCCACTACTCGGCACTGCAGACAGCTGTGGCAGCCCTGATGTCCAGCACCAGGGCCAATCAGCCCCCACGCCTCTTCGTGCCCCATGGCAAGCGGTTGGTGGTGGCTGCTCACCGCCTGGTGTTTGTTGGGGACACCCTGGGCCGGCTGgcagcctctgcccctctccGAGCACAGGTTGGGGCTGCAGGTACAGCGCTGGGCCAGGAATTGCGGGCTACTGTGCTCGCTGTCAAGGGGGCCGCCCTGGGCTACCCATCTGGTTCCGCAGCCCAAAAGATGGCACAGTGTGTGACACAGCTGGCAGGAAAGGCCCTGCAGTTCACCACCCTGCTCACCAGCCTGGCCCCCTGA
- the EFS gene encoding embryonal Fyn-associated substrate isoform X3: MAIATSALLARALYDNTAESPQELSFRRGDVLRVLQREGAGGLDGWCLCSLHGQQGIVPANRVKLLPEGPAPKPSLSQVPGSPYPAPEYSNEDQEVYVVPPPARPCLTSRSPAGPCLPSPDPIYKVPRGSGTQLAAPGDALEVYDVPPSALRVPSSGPYDSPASFSRPLARVTSQPPGEDEAPYDVPLAPKPPSELEPDLEWEEGREPGSPLYAAPSNLKRASALLNLYEAPEELLTNGEGGATDEDIYDVPLLGPETPSSPEPLRASASSDTDTLALLLARSPPPSHRPRLPSAESLSRRPLPALPVLESPSPSVAPSPAPGRKGSIQDRPLPPPPPRLSGYGGSKVEGDSEGQEVEDDSAEHHNEYEGIRMAEEYDYVHLKGMDAAQGSRPLDKSFPGDPELLEKGLPEQQEVLSPGEPLVLPAGDLQLLHFYAGQCQSHYSALQTAVAALMSSTRANQPPRLFVPHGKRLVVAAHRLVFVGDTLGRLAASAPLRAQVGAAGTALGQELRATVLAVKGAALGYPSGSAAQKMAQCVTQLAGKALQFTTLLTSLAP; this comes from the exons GCCCTGCTGGCCCGGGCACTCTATGACAACACTGCTGAGTCCCCCCAGGAGCTGTCCTTCCGCCGAGGGGACGTCTTACGGGTACTGCAGAGGGAGGGTGCTGGTGGGCTGGACGGCTGGTGCCTCTGCTCCCTGCATGGCCAGCAGGGCATTGTGCCCGCCAACAGAGTGAAGCTCCTTCCTGAAGGCCCGGCACCCAAGCCCAGCCTCTCCCAGGTGCCTGGCTCACCATATCCAGCCCCAGAGTACAGCAATGAGGACCAGGAG GTTTATGTGGTGCCACCCCCAGCTCGGCCCTGTCTGACCTCAAGATCTCCAGCTggaccctgcctgccctcccctgaccccaTCTACAAGGTCCCCAGAGGCAGTGGGACCCAACTGGCTGCCCCTGGAGATGCCTTGGAG GTCTACGATgtgcccccctctgccctccgAGTTCCCTCCAGCGGCCCATATGACTCCCCTGCTTCTTTTTCCCGCCCTCTGGCCCGGGTCACTTCGCAACCCCCTGGAGAGGATGAAGCTCCCTATGATGTGCCTCTGGCCCCAAAGCCACCGTCAGAGCTGGAGCCAGATCTGGAGTGGGAGGAGGGTCGAGAGCCAGGGTCCCCTCTCTATGCTGCCCCCTCCAACCTGAAACGGGCATCAGCCCTGCTCAATCTGTATGAAGCACCAGAGGAACTGCTGACAAATGGGGAAGGTGGGGCCACTGACGAAGACATCTACGATGTGCCTCTGCTGGGGCCAGAGACACCCTCTTCTCCAGAGCCCCTGAGAGCCTCAGCTTCCAGTGACACGGACACCTTGGCCCTGCTTCTGGCCAGAAGCCCTCCACCCTCTCACAGGCCCCGGTTGCCCTCTGCTGAGAGCCTGTCCCGccgccctctgcctgccctgcctgtccTTGAGTCCCCCAGTCCTTCCGtggctccctctcctgctccaggCAGAAAGGGCAGCATCCAGgacaggcctctgcctccaccccctccccgcctgTCTGGCTATGGGGGCTCTAAGGTTGAGGGGGATTCAGAGGGCCAGGAGGTGGAGGATGATTCGGCAGAACACCACAATGAGTATGAGGGCATCCGGATGGCCGAGGAGTATGACTATGTCCACCTGAAG GGTATGGATGCAGCTCAAGGATCTAGGCCCCTGGATAAGTCCTTCCCTGGGGATCCTGAATTGTTGGAGAAGGGCCTACCAGAACAGCAG GAGGTCCTGTCCCCAGGGGAGCCACTGGTTCTGCCAGCCGGAGATCTACAGCTCCTACACTTCTATGCAGGCCAGTGCCAGAGCCACTACTCGGCACTGCAGACAGCTGTGGCAGCCCTGATGTCCAGCACCAGGGCCAATCAGCCCCCACGCCTCTTCGTGCCCCATGGCAAGCGGTTGGTGGTGGCTGCTCACCGCCTGGTGTTTGTTGGGGACACCCTGGGCCGGCTGgcagcctctgcccctctccGAGCACAGGTTGGGGCTGCAGGTACAGCGCTGGGCCAGGAATTGCGGGCTACTGTGCTCGCTGTCAAGGGGGCCGCCCTGGGCTACCCATCTGGTTCCGCAGCCCAAAAGATGGCACAGTGTGTGACACAGCTGGCAGGAAAGGCCCTGCAGTTCACCACCCTGCTCACCAGCCTGGCCCCCTGA
- the EFS gene encoding embryonal Fyn-associated substrate isoform X4, which yields MPRLRRQSREPPTWCWAAAAEVSGTDPGLEQAAREAKAMAIATSVYVVPPPARPCLTSRSPAGPCLPSPDPIYKVPRGSGTQLAAPGDALEVYDVPPSALRVPSSGPYDSPASFSRPLARVTSQPPGEDEAPYDVPLAPKPPSELEPDLEWEEGREPGSPLYAAPSNLKRASALLNLYEAPEELLTNGEGGATDEDIYDVPLLGPETPSSPEPLRASASSDTDTLALLLARSPPPSHRPRLPSAESLSRRPLPALPVLESPSPSVAPSPAPGRKGSIQDRPLPPPPPRLSGYGGSKVEGDSEGQEVEDDSAEHHNEYEGIRMAEEYDYVHLKGMDAAQGSRPLDKSFPGDPELLEKGLPEQQEVLSPGEPLVLPAGDLQLLHFYAGQCQSHYSALQTAVAALMSSTRANQPPRLFVPHGKRLVVAAHRLVFVGDTLGRLAASAPLRAQVGAAGTALGQELRATVLAVKGAALGYPSGSAAQKMAQCVTQLAGKALQFTTLLTSLAP from the exons GTTTATGTGGTGCCACCCCCAGCTCGGCCCTGTCTGACCTCAAGATCTCCAGCTggaccctgcctgccctcccctgaccccaTCTACAAGGTCCCCAGAGGCAGTGGGACCCAACTGGCTGCCCCTGGAGATGCCTTGGAG GTCTACGATgtgcccccctctgccctccgAGTTCCCTCCAGCGGCCCATATGACTCCCCTGCTTCTTTTTCCCGCCCTCTGGCCCGGGTCACTTCGCAACCCCCTGGAGAGGATGAAGCTCCCTATGATGTGCCTCTGGCCCCAAAGCCACCGTCAGAGCTGGAGCCAGATCTGGAGTGGGAGGAGGGTCGAGAGCCAGGGTCCCCTCTCTATGCTGCCCCCTCCAACCTGAAACGGGCATCAGCCCTGCTCAATCTGTATGAAGCACCAGAGGAACTGCTGACAAATGGGGAAGGTGGGGCCACTGACGAAGACATCTACGATGTGCCTCTGCTGGGGCCAGAGACACCCTCTTCTCCAGAGCCCCTGAGAGCCTCAGCTTCCAGTGACACGGACACCTTGGCCCTGCTTCTGGCCAGAAGCCCTCCACCCTCTCACAGGCCCCGGTTGCCCTCTGCTGAGAGCCTGTCCCGccgccctctgcctgccctgcctgtccTTGAGTCCCCCAGTCCTTCCGtggctccctctcctgctccaggCAGAAAGGGCAGCATCCAGgacaggcctctgcctccaccccctccccgcctgTCTGGCTATGGGGGCTCTAAGGTTGAGGGGGATTCAGAGGGCCAGGAGGTGGAGGATGATTCGGCAGAACACCACAATGAGTATGAGGGCATCCGGATGGCCGAGGAGTATGACTATGTCCACCTGAAG GGTATGGATGCAGCTCAAGGATCTAGGCCCCTGGATAAGTCCTTCCCTGGGGATCCTGAATTGTTGGAGAAGGGCCTACCAGAACAGCAG GAGGTCCTGTCCCCAGGGGAGCCACTGGTTCTGCCAGCCGGAGATCTACAGCTCCTACACTTCTATGCAGGCCAGTGCCAGAGCCACTACTCGGCACTGCAGACAGCTGTGGCAGCCCTGATGTCCAGCACCAGGGCCAATCAGCCCCCACGCCTCTTCGTGCCCCATGGCAAGCGGTTGGTGGTGGCTGCTCACCGCCTGGTGTTTGTTGGGGACACCCTGGGCCGGCTGgcagcctctgcccctctccGAGCACAGGTTGGGGCTGCAGGTACAGCGCTGGGCCAGGAATTGCGGGCTACTGTGCTCGCTGTCAAGGGGGCCGCCCTGGGCTACCCATCTGGTTCCGCAGCCCAAAAGATGGCACAGTGTGTGACACAGCTGGCAGGAAAGGCCCTGCAGTTCACCACCCTGCTCACCAGCCTGGCCCCCTGA
- the EFS gene encoding embryonal Fyn-associated substrate isoform X2, which translates to MPRLRRQSREPPTWCWAAAAEVSGTDPGLEQAAREAKAMAIATSALLARALYDNTAESPQELSFRRGDVLRVLQREGAGGLDGWCLCSLHGQQGIVPANRVKLLPEGPAPKPSLSQVPGSPYPAPEYSNEDQEVYVVPPPARPCLTSRSPAGPCLPSPDPIYKVPRGSGTQLAAPGDALEVYDVPPSALRVPSSGPYDSPASFSRPLARVTSQPPGEDEAPYDVPLAPKPPSELEPDLEWEEGREPGSPLYAAPSNLKRASALLNLYEAPEELLTNGEGGATDEDIYDVPLLGPETPSSPEPLRASASSDTDTLALLLARSPPPSHRPRLPSAESLSRRPLPALPVLESPSPSVAPSPAPGRKGSIQDRPLPPPPPRLSGYGGSKVEGDSEGQEVEDDSAEHHNEYEGIRMAEEYDYVHLKEVLSPGEPLVLPAGDLQLLHFYAGQCQSHYSALQTAVAALMSSTRANQPPRLFVPHGKRLVVAAHRLVFVGDTLGRLAASAPLRAQVGAAGTALGQELRATVLAVKGAALGYPSGSAAQKMAQCVTQLAGKALQFTTLLTSLAP; encoded by the exons GCCCTGCTGGCCCGGGCACTCTATGACAACACTGCTGAGTCCCCCCAGGAGCTGTCCTTCCGCCGAGGGGACGTCTTACGGGTACTGCAGAGGGAGGGTGCTGGTGGGCTGGACGGCTGGTGCCTCTGCTCCCTGCATGGCCAGCAGGGCATTGTGCCCGCCAACAGAGTGAAGCTCCTTCCTGAAGGCCCGGCACCCAAGCCCAGCCTCTCCCAGGTGCCTGGCTCACCATATCCAGCCCCAGAGTACAGCAATGAGGACCAGGAG GTTTATGTGGTGCCACCCCCAGCTCGGCCCTGTCTGACCTCAAGATCTCCAGCTggaccctgcctgccctcccctgaccccaTCTACAAGGTCCCCAGAGGCAGTGGGACCCAACTGGCTGCCCCTGGAGATGCCTTGGAG GTCTACGATgtgcccccctctgccctccgAGTTCCCTCCAGCGGCCCATATGACTCCCCTGCTTCTTTTTCCCGCCCTCTGGCCCGGGTCACTTCGCAACCCCCTGGAGAGGATGAAGCTCCCTATGATGTGCCTCTGGCCCCAAAGCCACCGTCAGAGCTGGAGCCAGATCTGGAGTGGGAGGAGGGTCGAGAGCCAGGGTCCCCTCTCTATGCTGCCCCCTCCAACCTGAAACGGGCATCAGCCCTGCTCAATCTGTATGAAGCACCAGAGGAACTGCTGACAAATGGGGAAGGTGGGGCCACTGACGAAGACATCTACGATGTGCCTCTGCTGGGGCCAGAGACACCCTCTTCTCCAGAGCCCCTGAGAGCCTCAGCTTCCAGTGACACGGACACCTTGGCCCTGCTTCTGGCCAGAAGCCCTCCACCCTCTCACAGGCCCCGGTTGCCCTCTGCTGAGAGCCTGTCCCGccgccctctgcctgccctgcctgtccTTGAGTCCCCCAGTCCTTCCGtggctccctctcctgctccaggCAGAAAGGGCAGCATCCAGgacaggcctctgcctccaccccctccccgcctgTCTGGCTATGGGGGCTCTAAGGTTGAGGGGGATTCAGAGGGCCAGGAGGTGGAGGATGATTCGGCAGAACACCACAATGAGTATGAGGGCATCCGGATGGCCGAGGAGTATGACTATGTCCACCTGAAG GAGGTCCTGTCCCCAGGGGAGCCACTGGTTCTGCCAGCCGGAGATCTACAGCTCCTACACTTCTATGCAGGCCAGTGCCAGAGCCACTACTCGGCACTGCAGACAGCTGTGGCAGCCCTGATGTCCAGCACCAGGGCCAATCAGCCCCCACGCCTCTTCGTGCCCCATGGCAAGCGGTTGGTGGTGGCTGCTCACCGCCTGGTGTTTGTTGGGGACACCCTGGGCCGGCTGgcagcctctgcccctctccGAGCACAGGTTGGGGCTGCAGGTACAGCGCTGGGCCAGGAATTGCGGGCTACTGTGCTCGCTGTCAAGGGGGCCGCCCTGGGCTACCCATCTGGTTCCGCAGCCCAAAAGATGGCACAGTGTGTGACACAGCTGGCAGGAAAGGCCCTGCAGTTCACCACCCTGCTCACCAGCCTGGCCCCCTGA
- the EFS gene encoding embryonal Fyn-associated substrate isoform X6, whose protein sequence is MAIATSVYVVPPPARPCLTSRSPAGPCLPSPDPIYKVPRGSGTQLAAPGDALEVYDVPPSALRVPSSGPYDSPASFSRPLARVTSQPPGEDEAPYDVPLAPKPPSELEPDLEWEEGREPGSPLYAAPSNLKRASALLNLYEAPEELLTNGEGGATDEDIYDVPLLGPETPSSPEPLRASASSDTDTLALLLARSPPPSHRPRLPSAESLSRRPLPALPVLESPSPSVAPSPAPGRKGSIQDRPLPPPPPRLSGYGGSKVEGDSEGQEVEDDSAEHHNEYEGIRMAEEYDYVHLKGMDAAQGSRPLDKSFPGDPELLEKGLPEQQEVLSPGEPLVLPAGDLQLLHFYAGQCQSHYSALQTAVAALMSSTRANQPPRLFVPHGKRLVVAAHRLVFVGDTLGRLAASAPLRAQVGAAGTALGQELRATVLAVKGAALGYPSGSAAQKMAQCVTQLAGKALQFTTLLTSLAP, encoded by the exons GTTTATGTGGTGCCACCCCCAGCTCGGCCCTGTCTGACCTCAAGATCTCCAGCTggaccctgcctgccctcccctgaccccaTCTACAAGGTCCCCAGAGGCAGTGGGACCCAACTGGCTGCCCCTGGAGATGCCTTGGAG GTCTACGATgtgcccccctctgccctccgAGTTCCCTCCAGCGGCCCATATGACTCCCCTGCTTCTTTTTCCCGCCCTCTGGCCCGGGTCACTTCGCAACCCCCTGGAGAGGATGAAGCTCCCTATGATGTGCCTCTGGCCCCAAAGCCACCGTCAGAGCTGGAGCCAGATCTGGAGTGGGAGGAGGGTCGAGAGCCAGGGTCCCCTCTCTATGCTGCCCCCTCCAACCTGAAACGGGCATCAGCCCTGCTCAATCTGTATGAAGCACCAGAGGAACTGCTGACAAATGGGGAAGGTGGGGCCACTGACGAAGACATCTACGATGTGCCTCTGCTGGGGCCAGAGACACCCTCTTCTCCAGAGCCCCTGAGAGCCTCAGCTTCCAGTGACACGGACACCTTGGCCCTGCTTCTGGCCAGAAGCCCTCCACCCTCTCACAGGCCCCGGTTGCCCTCTGCTGAGAGCCTGTCCCGccgccctctgcctgccctgcctgtccTTGAGTCCCCCAGTCCTTCCGtggctccctctcctgctccaggCAGAAAGGGCAGCATCCAGgacaggcctctgcctccaccccctccccgcctgTCTGGCTATGGGGGCTCTAAGGTTGAGGGGGATTCAGAGGGCCAGGAGGTGGAGGATGATTCGGCAGAACACCACAATGAGTATGAGGGCATCCGGATGGCCGAGGAGTATGACTATGTCCACCTGAAG GGTATGGATGCAGCTCAAGGATCTAGGCCCCTGGATAAGTCCTTCCCTGGGGATCCTGAATTGTTGGAGAAGGGCCTACCAGAACAGCAG GAGGTCCTGTCCCCAGGGGAGCCACTGGTTCTGCCAGCCGGAGATCTACAGCTCCTACACTTCTATGCAGGCCAGTGCCAGAGCCACTACTCGGCACTGCAGACAGCTGTGGCAGCCCTGATGTCCAGCACCAGGGCCAATCAGCCCCCACGCCTCTTCGTGCCCCATGGCAAGCGGTTGGTGGTGGCTGCTCACCGCCTGGTGTTTGTTGGGGACACCCTGGGCCGGCTGgcagcctctgcccctctccGAGCACAGGTTGGGGCTGCAGGTACAGCGCTGGGCCAGGAATTGCGGGCTACTGTGCTCGCTGTCAAGGGGGCCGCCCTGGGCTACCCATCTGGTTCCGCAGCCCAAAAGATGGCACAGTGTGTGACACAGCTGGCAGGAAAGGCCCTGCAGTTCACCACCCTGCTCACCAGCCTGGCCCCCTGA
- the EFS gene encoding embryonal Fyn-associated substrate isoform X5, with protein MPRLRRQSREPPTWCWAAAAEVSGTDPGLEQAAREAKAMAIATSVYVVPPPARPCLTSRSPAGPCLPSPDPIYKVPRGSGTQLAAPGDALEVYDVPPSALRVPSSGPYDSPASFSRPLARVTSQPPGEDEAPYDVPLAPKPPSELEPDLEWEEGREPGSPLYAAPSNLKRASALLNLYEAPEELLTNGEGGATDEDIYDVPLLGPETPSSPEPLRASASSDTDTLALLLARSPPPSHRPRLPSAESLSRRPLPALPVLESPSPSVAPSPAPGRKGSIQDRPLPPPPPRLSGYGGSKVEGDSEGQEVEDDSAEHHNEYEGIRMAEEYDYVHLKEVLSPGEPLVLPAGDLQLLHFYAGQCQSHYSALQTAVAALMSSTRANQPPRLFVPHGKRLVVAAHRLVFVGDTLGRLAASAPLRAQVGAAGTALGQELRATVLAVKGAALGYPSGSAAQKMAQCVTQLAGKALQFTTLLTSLAP; from the exons GTTTATGTGGTGCCACCCCCAGCTCGGCCCTGTCTGACCTCAAGATCTCCAGCTggaccctgcctgccctcccctgaccccaTCTACAAGGTCCCCAGAGGCAGTGGGACCCAACTGGCTGCCCCTGGAGATGCCTTGGAG GTCTACGATgtgcccccctctgccctccgAGTTCCCTCCAGCGGCCCATATGACTCCCCTGCTTCTTTTTCCCGCCCTCTGGCCCGGGTCACTTCGCAACCCCCTGGAGAGGATGAAGCTCCCTATGATGTGCCTCTGGCCCCAAAGCCACCGTCAGAGCTGGAGCCAGATCTGGAGTGGGAGGAGGGTCGAGAGCCAGGGTCCCCTCTCTATGCTGCCCCCTCCAACCTGAAACGGGCATCAGCCCTGCTCAATCTGTATGAAGCACCAGAGGAACTGCTGACAAATGGGGAAGGTGGGGCCACTGACGAAGACATCTACGATGTGCCTCTGCTGGGGCCAGAGACACCCTCTTCTCCAGAGCCCCTGAGAGCCTCAGCTTCCAGTGACACGGACACCTTGGCCCTGCTTCTGGCCAGAAGCCCTCCACCCTCTCACAGGCCCCGGTTGCCCTCTGCTGAGAGCCTGTCCCGccgccctctgcctgccctgcctgtccTTGAGTCCCCCAGTCCTTCCGtggctccctctcctgctccaggCAGAAAGGGCAGCATCCAGgacaggcctctgcctccaccccctccccgcctgTCTGGCTATGGGGGCTCTAAGGTTGAGGGGGATTCAGAGGGCCAGGAGGTGGAGGATGATTCGGCAGAACACCACAATGAGTATGAGGGCATCCGGATGGCCGAGGAGTATGACTATGTCCACCTGAAG GAGGTCCTGTCCCCAGGGGAGCCACTGGTTCTGCCAGCCGGAGATCTACAGCTCCTACACTTCTATGCAGGCCAGTGCCAGAGCCACTACTCGGCACTGCAGACAGCTGTGGCAGCCCTGATGTCCAGCACCAGGGCCAATCAGCCCCCACGCCTCTTCGTGCCCCATGGCAAGCGGTTGGTGGTGGCTGCTCACCGCCTGGTGTTTGTTGGGGACACCCTGGGCCGGCTGgcagcctctgcccctctccGAGCACAGGTTGGGGCTGCAGGTACAGCGCTGGGCCAGGAATTGCGGGCTACTGTGCTCGCTGTCAAGGGGGCCGCCCTGGGCTACCCATCTGGTTCCGCAGCCCAAAAGATGGCACAGTGTGTGACACAGCTGGCAGGAAAGGCCCTGCAGTTCACCACCCTGCTCACCAGCCTGGCCCCCTGA